In one window of Falco cherrug isolate bFalChe1 chromosome 10, bFalChe1.pri, whole genome shotgun sequence DNA:
- the LOC102050797 gene encoding olfactory receptor 4S2-like: MENKPNVTEFILYGLTRDKTLAKVCLSLFLVFYGTIILGNLLIIITIKTSEQLSSPMYFFLGFLSFVDISYSTVTAPKLIYDLLVEQKTISFVGCIAQVFAGHFFGCTEIFLLTVMAYDRCIAICKPLHYTNIVNKHACGWLVAASWVGALVHSVVQTLLVIQLPFCGPNEIDHYFCDVHPLMKLTCTDTYIIAVSVAANSGVISVSCFVVLVVSYAVILVSPRTRSSEGRLKALYTCTSHITVVVLFLGPCIFIYMRPSTTFSADKIVSVFYTIITPMLNPLIYTLRNEEVKNAMKKLWSRKVKRSER; the protein is encoded by the coding sequence ATGGAGAACAAACCCAATGTGACAGAGTTCATCCTCTATGGACTGACACGAGACAAGACATTAGCAAAAGTGTGCTTGTCATTATTCTTAGTCTTCTATGGCACTATCATTCTTGGAAACCTGCTTATCATCATTACTATAAAGACAAGTGAACAGCTGAGTTCTCCCATGTACTTCTTCCTCGGTTTCTTGTCTTTTGTAGATATCAGTTACTCTACTGTCACAGCTCCCAAACTAATTTATGACCTTCTTGTTGAGCAGAAGACAATCTCTTTTGTGGGCTGCATAGCTCAAGTGTTTGCAGGCCATTTCTTTGGGTGCACTGAGATCTTCCTTCTCACAGTGATGGCCTATGACCGTTGCATTGCTATATGCAAGCCGCTTCATTACACAAATATTGTGAACAAACATGcctgtggctggctggtggcagcTTCTTGGGTGGGAGCCCTTGTACACTCAGTGGTGCAGACCCTGCTGGTCATTCAGCTGCCATTTTGTGGGCCCAATGAGATTGACCACTATTTCTGTGATGTTCACCCTTTGATGAAGCTGACCTGCACTGACACCTACATCATTGCTGTCAGCGTGGCTGCCAATAGTGGTGTGATTTCCGTGagctgttttgttgttcttgttgtgTCCTATGCTGTTATCTTGGTTTCTCCGAGGACACGCTCTTCTGAAGGGCGTCTCAAAGCACTCTATACATGTACTTCCCACATCACCGTTGTAGTTCTGTTCCTTGGTCCGTGCATCTTCATCTATATGCGCCCTTCCACCACCTTCTCAGCAGACAAGATAGTCTCGGTCTTCTACACCATCATCACGCCTATGCTCAATCCCTTGATCTACACTCTCCGAAACGAAGAGGTGAAAAATGCTATGAAAAAGTTGTGGAGCAGAAAAGTGAAGAGGAGTGAGAGATGA